The segment TAATTTTACATCACAAGTAACCTTAGGCAAGAAAGTTTAGAAATGTGCGCTAAATATATGGTATCTTGCATTGACTAGACTGGTCCTAGATTTGACATGAGCAAAGTTCGTTTGAATCTAGAAAAGTAGGTTTAGAGGACAATATTTGCACAATGCTTTTGGTATTATATGATTGTATTTTGGAATCTCTAGGACTTGACCGTTAGATATGGATCATCATGTCCATCTTAGAGATGTGCTGGCCTTAATGAGTTGcctgatgaaaataaattaattgccTGTGTCGTACTGAATACTAAGGTTGACATAAACTCGGGTTGGAAGTGTCCTTGCCATATGAATGGTGATCGACAGGGAGCTCATGAGCATACTAAAattttgtaggttttttaaTAGGTGAGCTGTCTTCTTAATTTATGTGtgattaatctttttattatagttGAAAGAAGTGGCTGAAAGGGTACCTGTTGGAGCATCAAGAAACAGCAACTCGCCCTCTTTTTATTGCTCTAGCAACACAACTCCATGGGACGTTTCTCCTGGAATTCTTGAGCAGCTCAGTAGTCCCACAGCATGTCATGAACAAGATTCAAAAGGATCAAACAGCCTGGTAATTTCGAATGTGTCAGGTACCACCACCACTACTACTACTAATCAGACTCCACATCACTCCGAAGTGACACAGATAGAAACAACAGTGAGGAATAAGAACAGAATAGCAAAAGTTGAACCCACTAATGGCGATGAATGGGTTGAACAAGACGAACCAGGTGTATATATTACCCTTGTTTCCTTGCATGGAGGTGCGAAGGATCTCAAACGTGTCCGCTTCAGGTATTCTTAAGTCATCACACACTATTATCCTGTTCTCTTCCACTTCTCCCCCACCTGCCCCCCTTCTATGATTGCTTTGCTTCTCCCCTCTTTAACAACAAGGTAACTACTTGGCCCATGATGTTTTCCAATAATGTAATGTGGCCCTGCGTCCTTAACTAAGGTGGTAGAGTTCCTGGCTGCTTTCAGGCCCACTTTTTGCAAATAGATGAGTTTGGACCAACAGGTTTCTGTACAGTTGGAAGCCTCCGAGTGGGGAGCTAAATCATTGTAACTTAATAATTGCTGTGTCTTTATTGGAAATCTTATGCTATTGTATTTTGAACTCCTTTTACTGCAGTCGGAAGCGGTTCAGCGAAAAACAAGCAGAACAATGGTGGGCAGCCAACAGAGCGAGAGTATACCAGCAATACAACGTTCCCATGGGTGACAGGTCTATTGTTAGTGTGGGAAGGGAAGGGTTAACTCAATGACCTGCGACGTCTAATATGCAACTTGACTCACATTTTGCCAATGCTATTCTTTGCGAGATCTGAAATTCGTTTTCAATTTCTGCTCGAGATTGGAATATGGAGGAAgccgatttttttttctagagggTGGAGGTGGGTGGAAATTTTTTCTCCCCTCAATCTTTTGCTTTCGATTTCTTCCCACAGATGTATCcatattttctctcttcctataatttttttttgttgagggaAGTGTGAAAACTCGCTAGGGGTATGTAAATTCTTTTTAAGTAGGTCGCTGACTTCAAAATCAAACACAGCTGCCTTGTAAATTCAGAAGCAAAATACTATACAGATTGTCTGCCATTCATAGACTGAATGCATCTTCCACcgtttttaaaatcttaaaatctaAAGAATATACAGAGTTGtgggagaaaaatatttttaaaaaattataaagttatataagatatttattgtatcaaagtttttaaaatatttttagttaatattttattaaaattgaatattaattaaattatcgaggttaatattatatttttttaataaaaaaaaggtaattgtttcctaaattgatatttaaaatcgttttttttttaacatgtttcgtGTCATATGATGTCTGCATGTTCCATAGTTTCTGGGCATATGTCAAATTAACAAGTCGTCCTTTAAACCCTACAATCCTTGGTCAACACTCGCCAACTCTTTCCATTCCACCAGGGGTCCAAACCtacacaaacacaaacacaattTTTAGTGATACCTTcatctttattcttgtttttttaatcaaagataATTAATATTCCTATCCCTTTTTTCTAAGAAGGTGCAAGGGAGAGTTTTCCTGTCAATcacagtaatttttttatgttatttttttttttttgccaaagtTAGAGTCTTGGAGACAAATAAAGATGCATCTTCCAATCtatctttatattttgaaaggtCCATGTCATTGATGCATGTCGCGTGATACAAATCAAGGTTAAGTAGCAAACAGTTTCATCCATCTATCTTgtggaaaaataaatcaattccGAATCTTTGAAGAACATGATTTTGTCGTTCATTCCTGTACATAACTGGGTATGATTGTTACAAACAATGAAAGGAGTTTCTTCAAGTTCTCTCCCACCtaccaaatatatatacatcCCCAAGGGTACAGAATGGACAAACAGGAGCCAAAAAAAAGCTCTTAGAAAATGTGGGTCAAGGTTTTGTTGTGGGGGTATCCTAAGAGATTAGTCACGGAatagattgagaaaaaaattcaattagcaCTTGTTCCCAGCTGTGAATGGCAAACTCTGCCATTTATACTTTGAGAAACAATGAATCAAAAATAATCTGCCCAGGTTTTTCAAACAAGAGGAGTGGAATTATTTGAATTCAACTGCCACATATATCACTTGATTGAAATCATCATCAGCACAACATATGGTGGCTCGAGATCATCACAAGAACTGTACAGAGAAAGATAACAGGAGTTTTTGTTACACCAGCAGGATAAGCAAATGAGATTTGCAGTGATAAGAACATATAAGTAAGTTAATTAGGTCtccagataaagaaaaaaaatatccgtTACCTTTTACGCTCTTGAACCTGTATGCACAAAGCTAAGGTGGGCCAAGTAGTCGCTCTCAGCAAAATCATGTAGAGATCGGTGGAGCCGTGCCCCTGCATGGTCAGTTTTACTTGACTCTTCTTTCAAAACTCTTCTACAACCATCAGCATCCTATAGGAAAAGCAAGTCAAAAATCAAACTGGGCCTTGAGTCCTAAATTAGATGAAAAGGGCATGTGATAAAAAAGCCAAAGCAGGGGAAGGGTTAAGTCAGGGatttagcaaaagaaaaataaaatcttttactAATCCTTTAATGCTGCAGAAAAATACTAAAGTAATGGTTGCTAACAggttaattaacaaaatagtGACATAAAAGAAATGGCAATCAGACCAAAATCAACAGTTTGGCTTATATATTCtcattaaacaaataataaaggaGCTTCTACATCATCTACCTGTAGGAATTCTAGCATTTGCTCCTCAATTGTACCACGCATGGCTAAAGTCTCCACATTGATGGGGCGAGTAGCACCCATCCGATGAGCTCGACTTATCACTTGTTCTTCCATGCTGATAGCATTCAACAAGgaagaatttttaatttaaaaaaaaaaagtaaaagagggagagacagagagaggtgTGTCAAGCATTCTATTCAACAAAAACCATTATTTTTCCATATAGCAGCGTGATATTGTGGCTAACAATACTCAAATCAGGATGCAAGATACCTATTAGTAAGAACAGAAAAGAGAAATGATGAACAGTTtaggatttgaaaaaaatactaccTTCTGTCCCAGATTGGCTCCATTAGGAATACATGAGTTACAAAGCTCAAATCAAGACCCAATGCAGCACTGCCATCCATTAACAGAGCCATACATGTGGCGTCATGCTGGAAGGTGGCCAGTGATTTCATCTGAATAGCCAAGGAATGTatcaagaaaaaggaaaaggaacaaaaaattaaaaagaagacaaaCTAATTTCAATACCTTGTTGATTTGAGGCATTGGACTATACATTCCAGCAAATTTAATACCAGCAAATGCTAACTGGCCGAAGAAAAGAAGGCCCAGGATCATTACACTTTTGAGGAAAAGATAAAGCCACACTTGTTAAGAACTCATAATGTAATCATAAGTACCTGCTGTTCAATCACATGTATATGCTcaagaaattgagaaaatattataactttCTCCAAGGCTGCCTTGTTAACACTAAAGCAGTGCTGCTGAAGCACTACACTAGAAACACTTATTTGAGTATCCTTGTCAATGGACCGGCTACTCTCTCTACTGGCCTCCTGCAATGCTTTCAGCTTCTGTACAAGGTAAGCAACTTTACTGCTAGATGTTGACTGCCAATCAGGATCCCAGTCATCCTGTACAAATACCAGAAAAATTCTTGCGATAACGCTTCCTGCGAATCctttatacattaaaaaaagtatttcaaaATGAGAGCAAAATACTTGCCTGTTTATAGGAAGGTTGCAACTCGATAAGATCTTTGGGGACAGGCCATTTCGGGTTTGGATTTTCTGGTCGGGTCAATACTTCTGGACTTTGCATCTCATATGAGTAACCACAGCCAGGAAAAGTACACTTTTCACTATTCAAAGCAACACAATCAGGGCACAAAAGATGCCTACATGGCGTTATGAAAGGTAGACGACACCATTCCTTGCATCTAAACAGCAAagaggaaagaaggaaaaaacaaatgtgCAAAATCAATGGTGGTAAACCCATGTCAGAAgatatcatttaatattcagAGTTAAGCAAAAAAGAGCTCAAAAAGTTACCTGAGACAGTTACCACCATACTGAAGATAGTATTTTATCAAAGCATGCTCCTCTGAAATGGGATCAAGTCCTTTTTCAATCAGAATATCCATTGTTTCCTGAATATCTTCACCAACTTCTGCCACTTTAATATGCCCTGCCACACAACAAGATAGCCTGACATTTCTAATAAGGGTACTTCGAAACTTCCACTGCTTTGGGTTAAGCAAACTCTCAACATGAGAAGGATCATTCCAGTCAGCAGTTAGAATATTACGTCGCACAGTAACTACCAATTCATTATAGCTTCTTGCATGATCCTTGGTAAAATTGAGGAACGTCACCTTCTTGATGCATGGAGGGATAGTTTTCAAATCTGTCTTCCTAGAACTAATCAAGCATCTGTGGAGCAAATGCAACAAGCGTGTGCGGCCTTCTTCCATCTCGGCTTCAAATGGTCTAAGAACGCCGGCTTCCCATGACTTTTGATTCAGCCCGTACGCTTCCTCCTGTAGAAACTTAAGCATTGGCTGGAGATGAGACAGCTGACTATTGGGTGTGTTGGGTGTTGGTGTTCCTGTTAGTAACCAGCGATTTGAAGCCATCAATGACATAGCCATTTGCAATTTGTTTGTCAAGCTCAGACTAGAGCCAAGGGTGTGTCCCTCATCTAACATGACCCGGAGAAAATGCACTTGCATCAGAGGACTTTTTTTCCTGGGACCCCACTCAGCACTTAATCGACTGAAGGTTGTTATAACAACATCATAATCCCATGCCAGACTGTGAGCAGAAGGCTTTTTATGATTAGTCCAGACACACAGCCGCAACTGGCCAGGTTTGACATGCTTTTCTATCTGGGTTTTCCAATGATCAACTAGATTTGCTGGGACAACAACTAGGGTTGCTCTTGATAAATATAACCTAACTGAATCCAACGGCTTGCAGATAGCAATTCTAAAAGCAGCCAAATCAAATGCTAAGTTTTCAAGTTTCTGCGGGTAACACCACTTACTGGCTCCCTTTTCTACTCTCCGTACAAGACCAAATGCTTCGAATATTTTATGAAACCCACGGGAATCTCCACCACCAGATACAGAACCAGTACCTACAACCGGACTTGCCAAACCAATTGTTTCCATTAAAGAAAGTCTTTCTGGAGAAAGTTTAGCCAGCCAAGTCAAAGCTTTCTTGGTTTTAGAGTTTATCATGGAATAGTGCTCCTTGAGAACACTAATGAAAAATGACACATTTTGCTCCTCCCCCCCTGAAGTTCCTTTGGTGTGAAATCCCGGTACATGAGTTAAGGAACAGCTGTCATCCCAAGCTTCTTCAGCATCTCTACAACTCTGACGTTCAGGGTTTGTATTCATGCTACAAAACCATGCAGCATCAGTATCTGCTACACTACTTGTAAGCTTCCTCCACTTTCTGCATGCATCGCATTGAACCCAAGTCTCATTAAAATCCCTAAAATGTCCAGTAATCAAATTCAACCTGCGTGCTCTATCATGCCGTTGTTCCTCTGAGACATATATAGGGGCATTAGAACGATGCTTCCTCTTTTTCTTGTTACTAAAAACAGGTGTTTCATCATATTCATGGAGAAGATTTCTCTTCACGCgactcaattgaattacacgtGCTGTTTGATCTGAAGATGGAGCTGGTGACGATTCCATTCCATTAACTGGACAAGAATTGCTAAACCCCTCAATCAGTTGACCTGGATCATTCATCAGAGTGGATTTATCCAAAGATAATTGTCCCCTGCGTGCACTCTGGTTCATTACCCTTTTTGCCAGGGGTGTGTTATTAGGAGTGAAGTTTCTGCCATCAACCTCATAATAGCCACATCTCTGTTCTCCATTATGTGTACACCAGGTTATTTGAACTCCATCTGGTGGGTCAGCTACTGTTCCTCTTGTCTTCAGAATAAGAGAAAGAGCAGTGATAGTCTTTCCTAAGCCAGGTTCATCACAGAACATTCCCCCACGAAAGTCTCTTACAGTTGGAGCTACTCCAGTAATTATTTCACCAGAAACAGTACTTACATGAAATGTAAACCCATCTTCTGTGGATAAATTAGTGTACAGAGGATGTGGCATGACTTGAGCATTCCGCTCGCGCTGTAACATCCACTCAACTGCTGCCTGCTGATGAGGaaataatttaagtttcatACATGGCATAATTGAAACAGCCAAGGATCTCAAATGGTGACAGGTTGCAGCAACCCTGACAAGGTCCTTTGGACCAAGTGCAGAAAGAATGCTCATCAAGATATCACCAGTTAAATCCCAAATACCAGATTCCAAAGAGTTATCCGCTGGTTTTACTCTTGAAGAGTAATACTGTTCCTTATTTTCCGTGCCGGGTAAACCCTTAAAAATTTCATGAAGTTCAAAACGCtttttgcttgaagaatcagGTACATCACAATGCAAATTGCATCCAAGAACATGACAACCAGAAAGATTCCAAATGCTCCTATGATCTCCAAgagcatttttaaaatactctCCTCCATCAACAAGCATGGACCTCCTCTTCTCCCAATCGCAactgcaaacttcaaccatgtTACCAACATAGATaactaatgaaaaataaagaaagcactaaattaaaacattgcaatttaaccaaacatatagtAGTTCAACTCC is part of the Populus nigra chromosome 8, ddPopNigr1.1, whole genome shotgun sequence genome and harbors:
- the LOC133701614 gene encoding F-box protein At3g54460, with translation MDDHDDDPYPYHKLCGYLCTVLTSPHPLPFLSHCHLITDGSHQQIRFKSLNDVVLSPLSNPYGQNGAVSLQENSNAVGKKMKKKKRMAKRGSCLKKSGNSVAEKKRVGRRVIGMVNGSVSVVHQIRALVMHKCVKILARVLHVAESEGEVVEVRVVVLVDVYLPVSVWSGWQFPKSGPIAGSLFRHLSCDWEKRRSMLVDGGEYFKNALGDHRSIWNLSGCHVLGCNLHCDVPDSSSKKRFELHEIFKGLPGTENKEQYYSSRVKPADNSLESGIWDLTGDILMSILSALGPKDLVRVAATCHHLRSLAVSIMPCMKLKLFPHQQAAVEWMLQRERNAQVMPHPLYTNLSTEDGFTFHVSTVSGEIITGVAPTVRDFRGGMFCDEPGLGKTITALSLILKTRGTVADPPDGVQITWCTHNGEQRCGYYEVDGRNFTPNNTPLAKRVMNQSARRGQLSLDKSTLMNDPGQLIEGFSNSCPVNGMESSPAPSSDQTARVIQLSRVKRNLLHEYDETPVFSNKKKRKHRSNAPIYVSEEQRHDRARRLNLITGHFRDFNETWVQCDACRKWRKLTSSVADTDAAWFCSMNTNPERQSCRDAEEAWDDSCSLTHVPGFHTKGTSGGEEQNVSFFISVLKEHYSMINSKTKKALTWLAKLSPERLSLMETIGLASPVVGTGSVSGGGDSRGFHKIFEAFGLVRRVEKGASKWCYPQKLENLAFDLAAFRIAICKPLDSVRLYLSRATLVVVPANLVDHWKTQIEKHVKPGQLRLCVWTNHKKPSAHSLAWDYDVVITTFSRLSAEWGPRKKSPLMQVHFLRVMLDEGHTLGSSLSLTNKLQMAMSLMASNRWLLTGTPTPNTPNSQLSHLQPMLKFLQEEAYGLNQKSWEAGVLRPFEAEMEEGRTRLLHLLHRCLISSRKTDLKTIPPCIKKVTFLNFTKDHARSYNELVVTVRRNILTADWNDPSHVESLLNPKQWKFRSTLIRNVRLSCCVAGHIKVAEVGEDIQETMDILIEKGLDPISEEHALIKYYLQYGGNCLRCKEWCRLPFITPCRHLLCPDCVALNSEKCTFPGCGYSYEMQSPEVLTRPENPNPKWPVPKDLIELQPSYKQDDWDPDWQSTSSSKVAYLVQKLKALQEASRESSRSIDKDTQISVSSVVLQQHCFSVNKAALEKVIIFSQFLEHIHVIEQQLAFAGIKFAGMYSPMPQINKMKSLATFQHDATCMALLMDGSAALGLDLSFVTHVFLMEPIWDRSMEEQVISRAHRMGATRPINVETLAMRGTIEEQMLEFLQDADGCRRVLKEESSKTDHAGARLHRSLHDFAESDYLAHLSFVHTGSRA